The following proteins are co-located in the Urocitellus parryii isolate mUroPar1 chromosome 15, mUroPar1.hap1, whole genome shotgun sequence genome:
- the Ca11 gene encoding carbonic anhydrase-related protein 11, which produces MGGAARLSAPRALVLWAAMGAAAHLGPAPDPEDWWSYKDNLQGNFVPGPPFWGLVNAAWSLCAVGKRQSPVDVELKRVLYDPFLPPLRLSTGGEKLRGTLYNTGRHVSFLPAPRPVVNVSGGPLLYSHRLSELRLLFGARDGAGSEHQINHQGFSAEVQLIHFNQELYGNLSAASRGPNGLAILSLFVNVAGSSNPFLSRLLNRDTITRISYKNDAYFLQDLSLELLFPESFGFITYQGSLSTPPCSETVTWILIDRALNITSLQMHSLRLLSQNPPSQIFQSLSGNGRPLQPLAHRALRGNRDPRHPERRCRGPNYRLHVDGAPHGR; this is translated from the exons ATGGGGGGTGCAGCTCGTCTGAGCGCCCCGCGAGCGCTGGTACTCTGGGCTGCAATGGGGGCGGCAG CGCACCTCGGACCAGCACCTGACCCTGAGGACTGGTGGAGCTACAAGGATAATCTCCAGGGAAACTTCGTGCCAG GGCCTCCCTTCTGGGGCCTGGTGAACGCAGCCTGGAGTTTGTGTGCCGTGGGGAAGCGGCAGAGCCCCGTGGATGTGGAGTTGAAGAGGGTCCTTTATGATCCCTTTCTGCCCCCGCTGAGGCTCAGCACTGGGGGAGAGAAG CTCCGGGGAACCCTGTACAATACTGGCCGCCATGTCTCCTTCCTGCCTGCACCCCGGCCTGTAGTCAATGTGTCTGGGGGTCCCCTCCTTTATAGCCACCGACTCAGCGAACTGAGACTCCTGTTTGGAGCTCGAGACGGAGCAGGTTCTGAACACCAGATCAACCATCAGGGCTTCTCTGCTGAG GTGCAGCTAATTCACTTCAATCAGGAACTCTATGGGAATCTCAGTGCAGCCTCCAGGGGGCCCAATGGCCTGGCCATTCTCAGTCTCTTTGTCAAT GTGGCGGGTAGCTCAAATCCATTCCTCAGTCGCCTCCTCAACCGGGACACCATCACCCGCATCTCCTACAAGA ATGATGCCTACTTTCTTCAAGACCTGAGCCTGGAGCTCCTGTTCCCGGAATCCTTTGGCTTCATCACCTACCAGGGATCTCTCAGCACCCCACCCTGCTCTGAGACTGTCACCTGGATCCTCATTGACCGGGCCCTCAATATTACCTCCCTACAG ATGCACTCCCTGAGACTCCTGAGCCAGAATCCTCCATCCCAGATCTTCCAGAGCCTCAGCGGTAATGGCCGGCCCCTGCAGCCTTTGGCCCACAGGGCCTTGAGGGGCAACAGGGACCCCCGGCACCCTGAGAGGCGCTGCAGAGGCCCCAACTACCGCCTGCATG TGGATGGTGCCCCCCATGGTCGCTGA